The following DNA comes from Anopheles coustani chromosome 2, idAnoCousDA_361_x.2, whole genome shotgun sequence.
GTCGCTTCTCCATGAACCGCTCGATCTCGTCGATGTCGGAACCGTTCATCAGGGTCATATAGTTGTCAAAGTCCTGCATACGCAATTCCGGCCCGATGCGCTGCTCTTCAAGAACGTCATGAATCCGTTCCTTGCATTCATCGATCACTTCCGGAGGAATTTCAGGCTGGTCGATTGAACCAAGTGCGAAATAACAAATGTTTAAACCAACGATAAAACCCTATCAATGCCACGTAAATTTACTTACCTTTAGCACGTCGTGCGGGCACGGAAAGTCCGGATAGATCTGGCGCTCGAttcggggaaaacttttcacggACTTTATTATATTATCGATGATTTTTagaatttcaatttgaaatctCGGAAAACTGGGGATAAAGGAAAGTGTGTTctgattttcaagcaaaatcGTCAGTCGAAAACCTTGGTTGGTGCGCTGCAGATATTGACGAaaagacaaatttaaaaattgattctCTTAAGGCTCTGGTGTAGACTTCTTTTTCACTTACTCCAACATCGCAAATGTAATTGGTGTACGCTTCTATGCTGCTAATACACAGATTTTGCAGCTGTCTCGTCATGAGAGTTGCCAGcgagttgaaacattttttcaacATCTTCGGTTTCGAATCGTCCGGGATGAGTTTCTTCTTGGTGCCCttttggaaaatggttttgaTCGAACCGTACCATTTATCGGAAAGGGTGAGTCTCGTTTCTTCAATTTGTTGGTTTACTGTAGactgtttgttgttgaaaatgtaaaaatcaaatcaaaacacgCCTTCAATACATAAGAGGTACCTCCTGGTTTGTAAGAGATCAAACATATTACCGTAAACTCTGTCAAATCGTACGCCTCTCCTTTCGCCTCGAGATCCTTCACGTTGACCAgcaatatctttttgaaaGTCACATCCCACAGCTCCAACATCTGCTCCGAGCAGGAGTTGATCGAGAACAGGTTGCGCTTTATTTTGGCCTGATTTTCATCGTACCGGTGCTTCCACTTCAGTCTTAAGTCTTTGATCTCCAGTCGCCCTGGTGTGATTTCCTCCTTTTGCGCGTACTTGGTCATCGCGTCGCCAAGCACAAAGTCCACAACCGCTTTCCGCACGGCGAACGAGTAGTCCTCCTTGATCTCTCCAATGATGTCCCGCAGTGCCTGCTTCCATCGGCTCAAGTTCTTCGGTATCAGCCGCAGGATACGCTGCAGGACCCGTTTGTCGATGGGCGAAACGTGCACGGTGTCGATGCCGTGTCGGATGTAGTGGTAGTACCGTAACAGCTCCCTTTCCTCCACGTTCGGGAACGTGTTTTCCCGGTCGTCCTTTTCGTGCTCTTTGCGCACGATCAGCCGCACCAGTCGGCGACGGAAGTCCTCGCGGTCTTTTCGCAGGGCTGTATAGGAACGGATTTCttgcaaatgaaacaaaaaacatcagCCGTATGTCACACATTGCACAATCGAATTCGGCCACTTACTCTTCTTGTCGGCATTTCTGTCCGGACGCGGCCGTGCCAACGGTGACGGGCGCATTTTCGTGCTATGTCGCAACAACTTTTCCGGCAGGCTGAACACGTTTGGCCCGAGAAAATCGCAATCCGTCGGCATGTTTAGTTCGCGCCAGATTTGTTTGGTGTTGTGTTCCGGGTGGGCCTTCCGGTTGATGCGCAGTCCCGATGGGCCGGCGGTTTCCTGGCTTCCGAGCCGGCCTCCATCTGACGTTCGCGTTCGGACGGGGGCTGATGGCCTCCGATCCGCGCCACGCTTCATAACAGGTACACGTACCTTCTGCAACTAGAGACAACTTGTTTCGAATTGGTCCCAATTAATCGATAACACCAAGTTAATGACCTCGAGACTAACATTCACTTTATGCAGGAAAACTCTGGTGCTTTGCTAGGTCATTGAACAAGAAGCTCAGTTGGTTGACAACCGGAAATGCGCCCCAAATATGTACATCAACGTAAAACTCTTCGTGGGAAACAAACTCCCCGAGCAACGTAAATATGTTGCTATGGTAATAGATAAAACACTTCCGGGCGTTGGTGAAAATTTTCATGCATGGAAGGTATGTTGCATCGAATTATAACTATTATACATacttaaatacaaaaaaatcaGGAATGTTACTCTGTACCAATGTAGTTAAACGTAGAAACCAGAAAAATCGGATCGTTACTCTCAAATATACACTTTGATCAGtctgaaaatcatttcaatgGCTTCAAGGATTATGATAAGATCGTtaatataaattttgaaatgaatgaaCCTTTAAGAGTGGCACTACCAAGCCTATCGCAAATGCAAACAGTTAATgctgataaaataaaacttaccTTCCaccagaaataaaacaataattggTATTAAAACAATTATACTATATTGTGCCACACTTGTTCAGAACAAATCCCTACAAAAATTGAACCGTAACGGAGCTGTCGACCCGCCGATGGCTCAGAGGATACTAAGACAACGTCTGCTGCTTTTCCATAAAGCTTCACATTCCGATCGATTATGGTAAATATTTAGAAACCACGGATACCCGATGCACCACCGGTTGCTAGGATTAACGAATTGTCTACTGACCCCAATGTGTTGTATCGTCAGCTTGTTGCTTATCAGCTGATCCGTGCGACCACGTGGTTAGTTTGCACCTGTTGCTGTACTCATTCCGACAGGTGATTTGTTTAAAGGGTCCAAATAGCTACAAGTGATCCAATACGATAGTAGTAAATATCCACAGGTTTGACCTCCTGAATGAGAAGGTAACATATAAATATCCACAAGTGTCCTGAATGTGGACACATGTCTCATGGAGTGTTTAAACATTTCATGACAGCATGAGGTCAGCGCACGTGTCCTTGAAATTAACTTCAAGGCGTTGTTTGTAAGATCTACTAGCAACGACAATGACATTGAAATATGGTTCCATGGTTTAATCGAAACTGATTATATTTATGGAACTTCCCGTAGCTAACAGTGTTGACCGTAGTAAAACTCCATGTCGTTAGTTTTGACTCTTAATTACTCGTAATGATAATTTGTTTCTGTTGGGGTTTTGGGCAACATTTGCTTAATCTATGATGGCTCGTGTAATTTGTTCCGCATTATGCACATCAGATAAATTTCCATCAAAATGCATAAAGCTTTCCAAATTGTTAGTAAGTTAAATCATTCGTCTGGTGCAGGTAGTGACGCAAAGAGTGTTTGTAAAGACGGTCCCACAAAATAGACACCCATCTAAAATGTGCGAATTTTTACCAGCTTTGTGTGAAATGATCGCGGCTATTATATTCGGAAGTAAGATACTTTTGCTGGGTATTGTTTCtaccaataatttatttattttcagctcggtgatttatgtttttatcatttatcTACAGATACTACTCCGCTTGACGATGAGTACTACAATTATGATGATAATCCAACTACAACTACCATCACTGCAAACAATATCAAACGCTAACCATGAAGTTTCTTCGTTTTGccgttatttttttaacataaatattttgtaaaacaaatatattgTTGCACTGCAAATTGATTGTTGAAAACCGCAACAAGAATCATCTATTTAAAAATGTGTGGTtacttatatttattttttttttaaattaaaccattGAAATACATGGTTTAATAAAGATATAGAATAAGATAAAAATCATATAAGTTAATGCTGAGGCGACCATGCGAGGAATTCCACTACCGAACATACCATTTATTGGTTCTAAAaatgctaaaaataaacattaacaattggttttgcttttttgcatcgttttttgCCCACATTAGTCCACGTCATATCCGTACATGGGGCCTTCCATATACGCCTTGTACATGTCTTTCGAATTCCTTCGTATCCTTCGGCCTATCGGTTCAAGATCGTTGTAACACTTTGGAAAAACACGCTCTACAGCCGCAATTGCTTCTTCCGGGGTAACCTTACGAACGGCCAGCACTGAATGTAGGGCTTTGGTTTTCACACAATCCTTGAGATGGTAGATTACAAATGAGTATATTTTCTTTATTCCATTCCCGAATAAAGGAAATTGTGAAGTTGGTCTACTTACCGCATGTGCTTGCTTTATTTTAAAAGGAGAAGCATCGCCTTGCGTACAAGCGCTTAAGAACGAACAATGGGTTAGATTGGCTGCCCGGATTTCCGTGCACGCCAGATGATCGATGTTCTTAAAGTCCAAATTGTTGTTACAATAGTCGAACATGTGGATCATTTCGTGCGTCAACACCCCCTGCACGATGCCCTCGTTGCGGGCAATGTTCTGGCAAACAACAACCTGATTAAGCACTGGATCGTACCCTCCGCTGACGGACGTGTCGCAAACCTCACACGCTATATGGCGCCGGATATCAATTTCGctaaaagataaaattgtaaatttagcTGTTGATTTAAATGTGACGGAGACACGGGTATCTTACCATCCGGAGCTCTTCAATGCACCCATCATGAGCTTCACCATCGGACTTTTCTTCACGCAAGCATACACATTGCGTTCGCATTTGATTTTATCCAGGTTTTCCGTTCCTTCCATTCCGAGCAATACGCGACCCCAACTGGGCTTAAATTTTTCACCACGCCGCTCCGGGTACAGATCGTAACCCCACTGTTTGCCATCCCCTTCGCGATCGCTTCTATCGATCACGGCATTAGGTATCGGTGGTGTCCGCGTTTGTGAGGAGTTTCCGGGGTCGTCGTTTGCACTCTTGGAAGCCATCACGAGACACGGACAAACTTACTCTGCCTGAAATTACAATAGGTCCTGCCGGAAGGACATTTGTTTAGAAAACGACTGTGAGCTGATGTAACAACACACAAAACCGGCGAAGAGTGTTTACACTAATGACATTGAGTTGATATGCTGTCAATATGCTGTCAAATTACTGCAATAAAATGCagtaatttttaaatcgaCAGTTATAAGCACGGTTTGATTCAAGTTTCGAATTTCTTCAATTCTTTTATAATCAACTATTTGAGTAAATTGTTCGTACACTTTGcctatttttaatattaaaataataatattttgttttgttcaacataCTTTTGTAGAAAAATCGCCATTCCACGAAGGAGTAAGTTTCGGATTTGACACCTTAGCATGCTATGTGAAAAAACCAAGTTATCAAACATTCAGATTCACGTATCCGCACTAGAAGAAACCTATCTCTGAACTGGCATAGTGAAAAcctaattttatcaaaaccaTCGAGTAATTGTTGTAATTGGGTATCAAAACCATTAAGTCATGGCTTGTTACATTCTTCGTCGTTCGTTTGGCAAAGCAGGTACATCGTACAATTGTATATTAGCTACAAAAAACCATCTTTCATAAAGTGTATTTTTCAGGTTTGACTTTCCCGAGATCTGCAATCACAAATAGAGCAATCACATTTCCAACATTTTCGGAATTGGTGCCAACTTCAGGCCGCATACCTCAACGGTTGGAAAACGTTGCGCGGTATGTTTCTGTTTCTGCAGTACGAAATTCGACAAATGGCAAAAATTATGCTACGCTGTGGACTGCGGAGCGCGCACTTTCTTTAGCCTTGCTCGGAATTGTTCCAGTTGGTCTCCTGTTTCCTTCCCAGGTCGGTGATACGTTGATGGCCGTAAGCATTGTTATGCATCAGCATTGGTAAGCGATAATCAACTCTTCTCGCTTCAGTTCGCGGTGTTACAAAAACTTGTTGATTTTGGCTTTCCTCAGGGGTCTGGAAGCGATCGTGATGGACTATGTCCGTCCAATTATGTTCGGCACTACGATCCCCAAGCTGGCACACGGTTTACTCCTAGTAATTTCCGCTACCACCCTTGGAGGATTGTTCTACTTCAATCACAAAGATATTGGGATCGCCGGATGTGTACGAAAAATATGAACAATTAAGCCGAAGGCCCCTTCAGCCGATTCTAAgggagcataaaaaaaaaaaacatctaaacCTTTTCAATTGAATAACAGTTAGACCGCAAGTCGATGCTAGTAAACGTTTTAAACATGGCTGGAATTaaatgttatgttttattcaactCTTTCCCCTCCCAGAAAATGAAACCACCGTGTAttcaaaacatttattaattttgatcATATAATTCATAGTTGGAAACATTAAGGATACAATATACTGAGAGCATTTGCTTGTtctttaaagtaaaatttttGTTCGTAAACGCACCTCAACCGAACAGCACGAGATCTAAAAATTGGGGACTGCTAACTTAAATAAAAGAGAACTGAATTCGTataatttgattgttttttatattttttttcttcgtttccttGGTGGCATTTTTGCTACATACATTCGCCACCTGTTATATAACATTTGCATAATGTTACCGTACTGTGGTTTTCTCAAATATCCACggttttttttagttattattattttctctaCCACTACACGTGTGTACAATAATATTTGTACCTGATTTTTCTCCTCTACTCTGTTTCACCTAACTTCATATGTTTTGTGGCTGTTTTGCGCGTCTTTATTTGATCATAAAGGTTCGTCGTGAATATAGTTTTACGTGTACCATGTGTAACCTAAATGTATAATTGAGAAATGCGAGAGaaatgagagagaaagagagaaagaaaaaaaaactatacaaaacttattttattatgtATGTTACACCTTTTACAAACTTATGCTGCATTAGTATCTGTTCTTCAACACGTATCTGAAAGCTGTTTTCATCtatggtttgttttgtacCTCTGGTCTATTAGTGTTTCTTGTACGAAGAACCTATAAGTTAAATGAGAATGGTTTATTTCTgagattttttatatttgactCTCTGTTGCACGTTCTTTTCCTCTCCcgtgattttcttttgttctgttCAACTGTATGGGAGCCTTGCAAACTGGTATAATTTCGTTCTGCTTATTAATGATACCGTTTGTTGTAACTGTGCTTCACTTGTTTATTGCGATTTATCTTTTGTTACATTATTGTTACATTCTGCTCCGCCTGCTGTACTGTCTGTCTTTCGTTcgtataaaaaaagaaataaaaatatatatcctCTTCCATTATTCTTACCCTTAGGTGTAAGGAAAATGTCTTACATGTATCGGCGTCGTTGTGCATGTTTCGACGCGATACGCTTAATCTTTCACATGACTctataattttatgttttattgtgttttgtttgctgttttgttgtatCATTCCCTCAACTACTTTGcagtgtttggttttgtatGTAATCagtgggagttttttttttatttttgtgtatGCTTTACTTTAGTGTACAACTTGTTCAATATTGATACAGAATatcaattgatttgttttcttgtacgCCACTTCTAGGGTTACAATATCGGTCTGGGGTAGCTGATAATCTCTTTCTCTAAAAATTGAATGCTACCTTTCTATTGTTAATTGTATATTGCACCCATCTGAGGCAGGaagtaattattttcattgtgtgattcgtttttgtttatcCATTTTATGTCACTTAAATGAGACgcgattttttgtttatttattctttttatacCTTTCTCCTTCGGTGCCCACCATCCTTGCAGCAATCTACATTAGAGgatcggttttttttgtatacgAAAACAATCACTTCCTGCTTCGTGTCGAATGTTTGCTACAGCTAGTTTGTCTTCGTTTATGTGTTACTTTTAAGGATTTACTTGTGTTGTGCCTTTGTTGTTTCGACCGTCTCTTTCTAGTGTCTGCCCAGGTAATGTTTTCCACATCGTATCTGCTCTCTTATTATTTTGGTATCTATTGTTTGGTGTTGCGAATCTAATGTGTccacttgtttcattttgtttattaaGCTTTTCTAATCTTTTTAACGCTGCTTTATATCACCCAATCATGCAATCGAGTTGTAGGAAGAATCTGGAACAGCATCCGGAAATGTGTGTATAGAACAGAACTATTGGTTGTACGGTTGATACAACAAGATGAAATTTGAACTAAAGtaaaattgtacaaaacaGAACAGCAAGCATAGCTTTGCAACCATTATAAATATCATATACGCACGCGacagaaaataaattgtgAGCGGTCTACCTTTTTTCTGCTGATGTTGACTTTCGTTAATTTACCACAACTACTTACATTCACAATAGCGTTTACATTTTTCAGCGACGAGAATATCCAaccttattttcctttttttcctacgcATCACAATGAACTTCCTAAACATGTTTACTCCCTTCTGCAACGACGCTCTTTGCTTGCGAATTTTTATTGCAATACTGTTTATGATTGAAGGCGAACCCTAGCCAAACGGTGGTCGGTTCTATGTCTCCAAGTTTTCAATCGTTCCTAACCATTATTCACTACCAGACCTTTTTAATCAAGTTAACCTAATGAACGCTGCGCCTTTTCgtattattttccctttttttttttaattttgcctGCATTTTATCGCAAAATCTCGAGTCTTAtcattgtttttcttgcgTGCCTATTCGATTATAGTGATAACCAAAACGGTGTCAAAAGTTAAAACTGctcaaacgaaatcaaaatcaaaagaTTATCGACTAGGAAAGGACTGCAATTCGTAATcctataaataaagaaaaccctGAAGAAAAAACGCATAGGAGATTAAGTAAAATAAAGATGTAATTAGTGACTAGTGACCGAAAGAAACCACATTTTCCCTTACAAACACGCCATCACATTATGCCTCGTACTTCTAATGCTTATTGCATATGCTAAGCACCCGACTCTGCCAATTTACCGAGATTTTGTTCACATACAATGGTTGCGATCAACCGCACgcttaaaatattattttcctccACGTGCCAGCGTACCAATCccagtaaaaaaataaaacaaactacgCCTAATACAGTgtccaatgtttttttttgttttaaatagaaAATTCGTATAAAATGCAGCTAAGCTACATATGATTTGTATTAAGATTTGCATTCTTTTTCTAAAGATTTATCTTCTCCTTAAGTTCCTGTTCCGACTCGTTATCTCTCTCCCGccttttaaagtttttttcttttccaccttctTTTAATTACTTGACGGTCCCTCGATGTTTTGCCAAGGTcataaaaatgatgatttCGCCATGATCCGTGTTACCTTTCGTGCACTCACTGTTTTATTGTTGCTCGGTTCGAGTGTTTGCTTTTATcgattgttttcttgttttttttttcttttttcaaacaaaagttGTAAATAAACACTTTTGCTCTGTTTCATAAACAACTGCGAGACATACACTCGTCACGTAATTTGCTTTTCGGTTTCGCATTTAGTTCCAATTTCCTTTGCTGATCGGCGCTCCTGCGTTGTTTGAACACATAATTGTATATCGATGGACACACGTTGCTGTCGGAAAAATCTCCTTGCTGTGTCTCCTGTCCAGTTCCAGCTCTCCCCTGCCCTCAGTCACAGTCTAAAAACATGCTCTTCTCTATGTACAAGCAATTGAAGTGTGTTGCTAAtacttgtttgattttttctcttACTTTTAACATTACCAAACACATAGACACACGCACCCCCGCACAATGGTTATATTGTTTTTATCGCATCCTCTCCGAACATTcccatgttttatgtttagcAGTCATTCCCTTGCTCATCGCGTTCACATGTACAATCACTAACGACATAACGTGTCTCATGCCCCCTGTTTTTCAGGCAATCAACTACCTACTCCACATTTTTACCGCGCAGATGTCGTCTTCATGCTTTGCTTCCCATATCACTTTGCTTAGAAAGGTATTATGTGTGTTGTTCGTGAATTTACCATACACAATTTCGCCCACAAGTGAGCAAACAAAATGTACGCTGACAACTGATAACAAAAACGCCTATAAGAAAGCAGAGCAAACCTATGATATTAATTTTTCTGTCACGATATCATCATTGGAATTTGCGTTTGTCTTTCACTGTTTACCTTGtcgtaattttcttttttccgttccTCGTGTTTGTTCCTaagattatgttttatttcggtCTAACCCATCGTATCTCGAACATGTACAGATAAAATATTATCGTCAGAGTtgaatacttttctttttcattggttTTCCATGGCTATCGCAAATCCGCTACTAATTATTATTACCCAAACTGTTTGACGCCTAAATTTCTATCACTACATGCGTTTTGCCAcaattcattttgtttgttctgttttttttgctggttttTCGATTTGTATTCGTTAGTTAAATGTGTTATGAATTTTAGCTCCCTATAGCACATGTTTATGGTAGATTTGTTTATCCGCGCTCCGTTTGAGTTGTTGTCGTATGTATTGCTGTTCATGATTGTAGGGATTGTTGTGTTAAGTCAGCCAATGTGTtaatttttacagtttttcttttttcggaaTGCTTTTTTTCACGTGCCTAGTGTAGACATGAATATCCTTTTACTGGTATGCTTTTGTCTCCTTACTTACTTATATTTGCTATAACATTTTTACAACAAAATAGGTCTATCTCGTATCTCCCTctcttttttacattttcgtattcattttcatacatttatttctaAAATGGTTAACTAAGATCAAATGAAATCAATTAGTTCATTCCGTACACTTTTATGTTATTCTGTCATCCACCCTCAAGCTTCGTGTATGGTAATGGTGGTCTAAAAGACAATGAGGACATGGcaaggtgtgtttgtgtgtttatcAATGTTTCTGGCATGTCCTCGCGTGGCTTTGTCGATAGTGGCGAGAATTGGCCTTCGAATGTTTTCACGGTTGGCTCATGAGTAACGGCGGATGGCTTTACCAGGATCAATGGCAGGTTCACAATGTCGAGTAAATCCTTTTATGATAGTCCAGATCGACAACGAACAATACTTAACCGAACTTACGATGACCACGTTGGAagtgtaaatatttattttaaaaacacaaaggaaacaaatattttctagCATAGTATAGCTGAACGGTCTGGTCTCAATGATCGTCATtagatggttttttttatcagagAAGATTCGAATCGAACTCGTGTGCAGTGAAATGGGATAAAACTGTTCGTCCTTCTCTGTATAAATGAAATAGCTAACCCACTGTAGAATCATAATGGTACCGAATGTTCAGCTGCTGCCGAATGGTATTAGCATTCCGATGCCTTCCTTGCGTGTCGATGGCGTACGGACGAAGAAAACTTGTAACAATCTTCCATGACAGGTATATGCTACCTGCTTTTCATTCGCGATCGTTCAATCGAAGACCCAGGAGGCAGACATGAAGAGtaggaaaataatgaaacactACTAAAAATTACACGTTTAACATATCGAACTGGAAATTTCAATACAACAACGACCACACAACCGCCGTGAGAAAATCTGAAAACTGAAATGAATAGATAAACGTAAGACCACCCAAAAGATATAGATAATGGTAAAGGCcccgaaagaaataaaaatgcaactcAAAAGTGGTATGATTAACTCATCTCTATTGTGttagtttcttcgtatttgttttttttttcttccactaaTTCAATCTTTCACTCCTTAAATAGCTGCACTGCTACTCCTCTGCGTATGGCGTTTACAACAAATAGGAAGATAGATGACATTTTCTCGAAACACAGCTTTCCTCAGTCGGTGCTACTTAATTGCTagcgcattttttttataacaatcCTTAATCCTTTTGCCACCAGGAGCACGCGGCTACCTTGCTGCGTTTACTTACGTGTTACTATAAGGATCGGTCGTCTACAATGGAGGACTTGTTCTGTCTGTTAATTTGTTTGACCTTTTCGTGTTGTAGCCTTCGCGTCCTAAAATAGACATCTATTTTCCTATTTATTCCTTCTGTTATGTTATCTTTCCAATTTTCGCGATTCTTTCGCTTGTATTGTGCGGCCAAAACGTCCTATCCTTCCCTGCTGCTCCTTTGCTGACTACTGCTAACTGACTGGCTATATACCTTTAAGTCTTGCTTCGTTTCTTATGTAGTTGTACTGCACTGTTCGACacatcttttcctttttctttacttttgtCCGAACGGTGTTTGTTTAAAGTTTTCAATCTATTTGTTCgactgttttttgttgttatatCCTGTGGTACCCTTCAATGTCGGACATCCCTCGCTAGCGGATCGGCTCATCTAGGATGTTGCGACCGTTGATTCGCTTTATTTTTCTGCCTTCTATAGATAAATCCTGTCCAAACATAATTTACGCGTTGATTGATTGGTGATTGATTTGTTCGAAGAGAACTTTGTCGGTTTTCGGTATACCTTTCGCTTGCTTTTTCTTACACAAGTATATAGCTATAGAACTATGCAGAATATTTATAGACAaagttaaaagaaaacacagtGTTATTAATGctacaaaaaatatatatatgtataaacGCGTGTGCCTATTTCCTAGTTTATTATGCACtcgacaagaaacaaaaaaaacggtgcGCCTTAAGGGCACTCGTACATCATCGTTTTGCAGAAAatagcaacataaaaatagtgaaacaaattaaaacacttCTTATCGTGCCGCCCTGGGTCGTTCCATTGCTATAACACGATCACTGGGTCTTCATTTGGCGCcagtgcaaacacacacacacacacacacacggggacCTCCACAG
Coding sequences within:
- the LOC131263541 gene encoding mitochondrial inner membrane protease ATP23 homolog; protein product: MASKSANDDPGNSSQTRTPPIPNAVIDRSDREGDGKQWGYDLYPERRGEKFKPSWGRVLLGMEGTENLDKIKCERNVYACVKKSPMVKLMMGALKSSGCEIDIRRHIACEVCDTSVSGGYDPVLNQVVVCQNIARNEGIVQGVLTHEMIHMFDYCNNNLDFKNIDHLACTEIRAANLTHCSFLSACTQGDASPFKIKQAHADCVKTKALHSVLAVRKVTPEEAIAAVERVFPKCYNDLEPIGRRIRRNSKDMYKAYMEGPMYGYDVD
- the LOC131264131 gene encoding succinate dehydrogenase [ubiquinone] cytochrome b small subunit, mitochondrial-like, which codes for MACYILRRSFGKAGRIPQRLENVARYVSVSAVRNSTNGKNYATLWTAERALSLALLGIVPVGLLFPSQVGDTLMAVSIVMHQHWGLEAIVMDYVRPIMFGTTIPKLAHGLLLVISATTLGGLFYFNHKDIGIAGCVRKI